The following coding sequences lie in one Fusarium poae strain DAOMC 252244 chromosome 1, whole genome shotgun sequence genomic window:
- a CDS encoding hypothetical protein (TransMembrane:11 (i23-43o55-75i82-100o112-137i149-170o182-202i240-265o271-293i305-325o345-367i410-428o)), whose translation MANENASGHEPGQYPVKWYRSTFYNMTILGLCNLAAPGIWTAMNSLGAGGAQEPYLVNTANALTFCLMVLSCWGGSVLVHYIGIKGALIFGTLGYAPYAAGLYTNNRFGTEWLVILGAALCGISAGVFWMAEAAIAIAYPEPWNKGKALGYWLTYRLSGQIIGGAINLGLNADRNEAGQVSYTVFLIFIAIQASGPLFALFLSPPDKVERTDGQKVNLSIANNPWLETKKVTRLFFTTKFLLIVLYIGSVVFAEAVFFTYLSLWFTVRSRALGSFVSGIVAVIGGNVLGVWLDRTSIPLKRRTRGAFWVIVVLQGGWWTWATILVTRFNVSHPIYDWSTPGFGAAFAIFVFLTFGFQLNFLFLYFIVQNLASNEEEIVRYAALLRGTESAWQAVSYGTSSIPVMARVGGVYFNLALWAVSILPVWTVIKHFGNSPYDLEVDGTSSPSSEDVKVEGPATVTSNKE comes from the exons ATGGCGAACGAAAATGCATCTGGCCATGAGCCAGGCCAATACCCAG TCAAGTGGTACCGGTCGACCTTCTACAACATGACCATTCTTGGTCTTTGCAACCTTGCTGCCCCGGGTATCTGGACTGCGATGAACTCCTTAGGTGCCGGAGGAGCTCAAGAGCCATACTTGGTAAACACGGCCAACGCCCTGACCTTCTGCCTCATGGTCCTCAGCTGCTGGGGGGGCAGTGTCCTCGTCCACTACATTGGTATCAAGGGAGCTCTTATCTTTGGAAC ACTTGGTTACGCCCCATATGCTGCTGGGCTGTACACCAACAACCGATTTGGTACCGAGTGGCTTGTCATCCTAGGAGCTGCACTCTGCGGTATCTCAGCCGGCGTCTTCTGGATGGCCGAAGCTGCAATCGCTATTGCCTATCCTGAGCCATGGAACAAAGGCAAAGCTCTCGGCTACTGGCTTACATACCGCCTTAGTGGTCAGATTATCGGTGGTGCTATTAACCTCGGTCTTAACGCTGATCGCAATGAGGCTGGCCAGGTCTCATACACCGTATTCCTCATTTTCATCGCTATACAAGCTTCAGGGCCGCTGTTTGCTCTGTTTCTGAGCCCACCCGACAAGGTTGAGCGTACAGATGGCCAGAAGGTTAATCTGTCCATTGCCAACAACCCTTGGCTCGAGACCAAGAAGGTCACCCGCCTCTTCTTTACAACCAAGTTCCTTCTCATCGTGCTCTACATCGGATCCGTTGTCTTCGCAGAAGCGGTCTTCTTCACTTATCTGTCTT TATGGTTCACAGTACGATCTCGAGCACTCGGCTCATTCGTCTCTGGTATTGTCGCTGTCATTGGTGGCAATGTTCTCGGG GTCTGGCTCGACCGAACATCAATTCCGCTGAAGCGCCGGACAAGAGGCGCATTCTGGGTTATTGTGGTCCTACAGGGCGGATGGTGGACGTGGGCAACCATCCTCGTCACTCGCTTCAATGTATCTCATCCCATCTATGACTGGTCCACTCCCGGCTTTGGTGCAGCGTTTGCTATCTTTGTCTTCCTTACATTCGGCTTCCAGCTGAACTTTCTCTTCCT CTACTTCATTGTTCAAAACTTGGCTTCTAATGAAGAAGAAATCGTGCGGTACGCTGCTCTGCTTCGTGGCACAGAGTCAGCATGGCAAGCGGTCAGTTACGGCACCTCGTCCATCCCCGTCATGGCCCGTGTCGGAGGTGTCTACTTCAACCTTGCACTCTGGGCTGTGTCAATCCTCCCTGTCTGGACTGTTATTAAGCACTTTGGTAATTCTCCTTATGATTTGGAAGTTGATGGGACCAGTTCCCCTTCCAGCGAGGATGTCAAGGTCGAGGGCCCCGCGACGGTCACATCCAACAAAGAGTAG